A stretch of the Fibrobacterota bacterium genome encodes the following:
- a CDS encoding 2-oxoglutarate-dependent dioxygenase encodes MNSTTKQSITPELRQWIIDQAKAGRSPDDVLKSMIDSGWTEDVAIEALEDTLQGFLKDHAKANGLPVPVPVPEPDLLDSPGSVVVDGHEVKIVMTMRNPRVVVFGG; translated from the coding sequence ATGAACAGCACGACCAAGCAGAGCATCACGCCCGAACTGCGGCAATGGATCATCGACCAGGCCAAGGCCGGTCGCAGCCCGGACGATGTCCTGAAGTCCATGATCGACAGCGGCTGGACCGAAGACGTCGCGATCGAGGCGCTCGAGGACACGCTGCAGGGCTTCCTGAAGGACCACGCGAAGGCGAACGGCCTGCCGGTGCCGGTGCCGGTGCCCGAGCCCGACCTGCTCGATTCGCCCGGCTCGGTGGTGGTCGACGGGCATGAGGTCAAGATCGTGATGACGATGCGCAACCCGCGCGTCGTCGTGTTCGGCGGG